The Malus sylvestris chromosome 8, drMalSylv7.2, whole genome shotgun sequence genomic interval TCGAACTTGATGTTTTTGTCACAAGATAAACATGTGGAGAGCAAAATCAAGCCTTTGGAGCTGAGTAGGTTCACCTCAAATCACCAAATTGTACTCAAATCCGACATGAAAATTCTCAAAATAGTGTTCCAAAGCCGGACAAATCGTTGTTAATGGCAGCACGAAAGTATTTAGGTTTAAGACACACTCTAAAAGGTCAACTTTGCATCTCCACttgtttatacaacaacaacaacaacaacaaagccttttcccactaagtggggtcggctatatgaatcttagagcgccattgcgctcggttttgtgtcatgtcctccgttagatccaagtactcaagtcttttcttagggtctcttccaaagtttttctaggtctttctctaccccttcggccctgaacctctgtcccgtagtcacattttcaaaccggagcgtcagtaggccttctttgcacatgtctaaaccaccggaaccgattttctctcatatttccttcaatttcgactactcctactttacctcggatatcctcattcccaatcttatcctttctcgtgtgcccacacatcccatgaagcatccttatctccgctacacccattttgtgtacgtgttgatgcttcaccgcccaacattctgtgccatacaacatcgctggccttattgccgtcctataaaattttcccttgagcttcagtggcctacgacggtcacacaacacgccggatgcactcttacatgtcatccatccagcttgtattctatggttgagatctccatctaattctccgttctcttgcaagatagatcctaggtagcgaaaacggtcgctttttgtgatcttcgctagattgctccggtcattagtgtggataagtatataaatggatagagataggaaagcaaacacaagatgtacgtggttcacccagattggctacgtccacggaatagaggagttctcattaattgtgaagggtttacacaagtacataggtttaagctctcctttagtgagtacaagtgaatgatttagtacaaatgacattaggaaatattgtgggagaatgatctcgtaatcacgaaacttctaagtaccagggtgtggtatcgtcttgacttgccttatctgtctcataggtagatgtggcatcttctctggaagtactcttcctccatccaggggtggtatctttaactggtggagatgcacaaggtaatgtatcaatttcacttgaagcttacttgtagtttcaagcttggtcaaacgcgatacaaaccatgtagtaggagtcccccaagtcgctgagctaggggatctgctgaaagaggtgacagacaaggtaagcaatcagagctccggctgattgttcacattctccctatcttgcaggcagcatgaaggataaagagaagaaaaatgagaatagatgatatgggatacttttgcttttgaagaagtaactttccacatgcttattcttgaactggactggagggttttctggtttcctccagagtataaggccgactgaagaatttgagggtcaaaacaagtccatcaaatctagagtacgttcgaccctgctgatatgggatacttttgtttttgacagagtaatggatgtatcggcacgtgtgctgttacgcttgtctccacatgcttctttgtatccttctcacttgccctatctgttcctcaggcagatgcggtatcttccctggaagcataagatattgaagatgagtactcgagagcaatgccaggtaagtactcaggtaaggggttccaggcagtcagttcctggctggaagcttgattccaagtgctgactgattgttctctttctccttgtcttgcaggtaagaacaaggccaaaggaaaagacagggaaaaagcatgatatgggatactcttgcttttaaccctgatgatatgagatattcttgctctagtatagcttgtttgcagaggtattatcggggggaaagaaagctgaatatttcgaaaggtttcgttgggagtgccctctcagataagaggaagggttgagcatttttgcaggtctgcctgtccgttggggatggaggtcgacatatataggagtctccctaacatcaagtaataatgctattcttttaccctgcttggtcatagcacggtagtgggagctgccagcttcacatgttttaactctgtcagagcactttgaaaaagtggtctgtggtatctggaaagctgatgttgcgtgtgaagattacagacaagctttatccaatgagatccagctcttgaagttgggaaagtggtgcctcttcggttttcgaacaagcaatcctgtcagggatctggctctcgagattcggagaacgatgcctcttcgatttttgagaaagcaatcctgctgggggtctggctctcgagattcagagagcggtgtctcttcgatttttgagaaagtaatcatgttgggagtctggctctcaagattcggagggcggttcctcttcgattttggagcaagcaatcttgttgggagtgttttctcgaatgtgagtaaaggttgggcatgttcgCTAGTCTAcattgccacgaagcacagaggttgacacacagggactttccaattatccagcagtggtactgttcctttaccttctcttcgatttttgagaaagtaatcatgttgggagtctggctctcgagattcggagggcggtgcctcttcgattttggagcaagcaatcttgttgggagtgttttctcgaatgtgagtaaaggttgggcatgtttgctagtctaccttgccacgaagcacagaggttgacacacagggactttccaattatccagcagtggtactattcctttaccctctcttcgattttttagaaagtaatcatgttgggagtctggctctcgagattcggaaggcggtacctcttcgattttggagcaagcaatcttgttgggagtgttttctcgaatgtgagtaaaggttgggcatgtttgctagtctaccatGCCACGAagtacagaggttgacacaccgggaccttccaattatccagcagtggtactgttcctttacccttgtgggtaataatatggtagctagaccttcaaaatttatgtgtctaaactttgttaattttgtttctttgctattcttttacccttcttagtcagagcgatgtagtgggagctgcaagcttcacgtgtctcagtgttcagtgtgcaggttctgtgtctaatatggctcaacgcctatttgctcaaacccgccaagttgaatcattggcggctaaagtgatgagtctcaaacaggagattagagggctcaagcatgagaataaacagttgcaccggctcgcacatgactatgttacaaacatgaaaatgaagcttgaccagatgaaggaatctgatggtcaggttttacttgatcatcagagatttgtgggtttgttccaaaggcatttattgccttcgtcttctggggctgtaccgcgtaatgaagctccaaatgatcaacctctgatgcctcatccttctagggttctgtccagtattgaggctccgaatgatccccctccggtgccttctctttctggggctctaccgactgctgagacttctcctaaacaacctttgtgaaggctccctcttgtttgtttattttgactcatgtatatgtacatatttgtaacttatcagggttatcaataaataagttttccttcatttcaacgtattgtgttaaatacaccaaagccttcttcgctaagttctttgaattttcttttgttgaagcttgtatgttgaagctttgtgagtggagcatgtaggttgaggtagtgttccttTAATTTCttaagtgaggaaaacttctcggttggagacttggaaaatccaagtcactgagtgggatcggctatatgaatcttagaacgccattgtgttctgtcctgtgtcatgtcctccgttagatccaagtactctaagtcttttcttagggtctcttccaaagttttcctaggtcttcctctaccctttcggccctgaacctctgtcccatagtcgcatcttctaatcggatcgtcagtaggccttctttgcacatgtccaaaccatcgtaaccgattttctctcatctttccttcaatttcggctactcctactttaccccggatatcctcattcctaatcttatcctttctcgtgtgcccacacatccaacgaagcatcctcatctccgctacacccattttgtgtatgtgttgatgcttcaccgcccaacattctgtgccatacagcatcgccggccttattgccgtcctataaaattttcccttgagcttcaatggcatacggcggtcacacaacacgccggatgcactcttccacttcatccatctagcttgtattctatggttgagatctccatctaattctccgttcttttgcaagatagatcctaggtaacgaaaacggtcgctctttggtatttcttgatctccgatcctcatccctaactcgttttggcctccatttgcactgaacttgcactccatatattatgtctttgatcggcttaggcgaagacctttagattccaacacttctctccaaaggttaagctttgcatttaccccttcctgagtttcatctatcaacactatatcgtctgcgaaaagcatacaccaaggaatatcatcttgaatatctcCACTTgtttatcatttgataaaatGAACCTCATATTTGTGATGACCAGAGTAAATGGAAGCAAATGAAAGATTAAAGAGGAAGTGGGAAGAAGTAGAAAGAGAGAATTTGTAACTGGAAATATTGCGTTATATTTTATGATACCATAAATGGCAAGTACATGTTAGCATTTATAGAAGCCTCCTTACACTTtcaattacaataatacccttctAACAACTTAGTCCTTATACCAACATTTCTAATTAATTCAATCCTTATAACTACCTTGTAACCAACCAAATCATAATAGCACATATTGGTTACTACTCCCCTCTCAAACTTAGCTAGGTGTTCTTGAACATCCCAAGCTATGTTTACTGCAATGTCAAAGAAAAACTGGACTATGTAGACCCTTTGTAAGTATGTCTACAACTTGTTCTTCAGTGAGAATGTACTGCACCAAAAGATCACTTTTTTGCACTTTTTCTCTGACAAAATAATAGTTAGTGTCTAAATGTTTTATCCTTGACCGGAATATAGGATTAGAACTTAGTGCTAAGGCAAAAAGATTGTCAAAATGAAGACATGAATGGGAAGATATGAATTGATGAATATCTTTAAGAATAGATTGTACCCAATACACATATGCAGCATAATGTGGCAAAGCCTTGTATTCAGCCTCTGTTGAACTTCTTGAGACGACTGTTTCTTGGACTGCCATGATATTGGATTACAACCTAAATATACTACATAACTAGTAATTGACCTTCTGGTGTCTTTCTGTATGTCAAACCACAATGCAGTGTTCTTTGCAGGtatctcattattctttttaCCAAAAAGTAGTTAAACTTTGAAGATTTGTCATGAATTGACACACCATGTTTACAGAATGTGCAATGTCTGGTCTTGTGAAAGTAAGGTACTATAAAACACCTACAATGCTTCTATATTGAGTTGAATTTGCCATAGCTTCGCCTTCATCTACAAACAACTGAGAGTGGTTTGGACGGTGTTGAAGTTGATTTGCAGTTCTCCATGCCTGGTTTTTTGAGCAATTTTTTGACATACTTTGTTTGACTTATGAATAGAGAACCATCCTTTTGATATGTAATTTGTAAACCTAGAAAGTAAGTCAATCTTCCCATGTCTTTGAGATCAAACACTTCAACAAGACTTGTAATGACATATTACACTTTTGTTGGATTAGAACCAGTAATAATTATTTCATCAACATATAATAAGAGTATTTTAACATTATTTTCATCCACTTTAACAAATAGGTTAGTATTAGACAATGAGGTTTTGAAACCTAGAACTGGTAGGTAACTTGTGAATTTAGCATTCCAAGCTTTGGTTGCTTGTTTGAGCCCATACAATGATTTAACAAGTTTGCACACATgatttggatgatttgaatCCATAAATCCCTATAGTTGCTTCATATACAATTCCTCTTCAAGATCTCCATGCAGAAATGCATTCTTGATGTCCAATTGTCTCAAATTCCAACCATGTTGAGCAACAAGAGCTAAGATGAGCCTAATTGTGGTATGTCTTACCACTGGATTGAAAATTTCTGAATAGTCTAGATTCTTGACTAAACCCCTGAGTTACCAATCTAGCATTATATCTTAAAATAGAACCATTTGGATTCTTCTTTACCTTATACACCCATTTACTTCCAATTATAATCGATTATCTGGTGGTGGAACCAAAATCCTTGTACCTTGTGTTTTCAAAGCATCATATCCTTGTACCTTATTTGCATATTGTGCTCTCTAGTGTTGATATCATGAGTATGAGATGCATCACTTTCACTATACTTAGATAACACAGGAAGAATTACCAGTAGTTGTGAAGGGTTAAGGACAAGAAGCAAAGGAGATGCATCTTTTATGTATGGAAAGAGTATTGCCTATTGATGATGAACTGTTAGTATGTTGATGCTGTGTAGTACCAAAGTTGTCAACATTCTAAGAGGAAGATGAAGAGTCAGCTATATTATCATTAAACTGGTTCGCTGTAGAAACTGGTACTGAATAACCAGATTGTCTTCTCTGAGGTTGAGGTACTAAGGAAACTGGAATAGGTATGACAACAAGTTTTAGAGTTGGTTCACTAATTTCCAATCTTAAACTAGAAGAATAGCTTCTTTTAATCTTACTAGGAAACACTGTCTCATTAAAGATTACATGACAAATTTTATTCTCTAAGTTGTAGCAAATCACTCCTTTATATCCCATAAAGTTCCCCAAAAATATACATAACACAGATCTTGCTTGTAGCTTATTTGAGTTATATGGTCTCAACCAAGGGTAGACAACTGTACCAAATATGCTTAATAAACTTAAGTCTTTGGATTTCTTATAAAGCATACTATATGGTGAACTCATAGACAGAGACTTAGAAGGCAATCTTTTTATGATATAGACAGAATGGGCACAAGCAAAGCACCAAAACTCAAGGAGTAATGCAACATTTGTAAGCAATGTAATGACAGTCTCTATAATGTGCTTGTGTTTTTTCTAAGCAATCCTAGTTTGCTGAGGGGTCTAGGGGTAAGAAACCATTTTCATGATTCCTTTATATGCAAGAAAATTGGTGGACAACTTACTAGGATACTCTCCTCCACCATCAGATTGTAAGCATTTTATAGAGACACCAAATcgattgaaaacaaaattataCAACTTCACAAATATGGAgaacacatcatatttattGCACATTGGGAAAATCCAAGTGTATCTTGTATattcatccataaaagatacATAGTATCTATATCCATCTTGGGATTTTATAGGAGAAGGACCCCAAATATCAGAATGTAACTTTGCAATAGGAGACACATTAGAATTTCTCAACATGATGACCATTATTTCATTCGAAGGGTGACCTAACCTTTGATGCCATATATTGGACTTCACTAGTTTTCATCGAAAAGCAACTAAATCAATGACTACAAACTGCACTCCTTTATTCTTTGTAACCACTGAAATGTGAAATAGTTCTTGAGGCCTACTATTTCATTGATACAATATCTCCCTTGTCTTCTTGTCTTGCACAAAAAACTCAgattcatcacatataaaccaacTTTTATTATTAGCACACAACTGTTTAACAGATAACAAACTTCTAGTGATTTGTGGAACATGCAACACATT includes:
- the LOC126630966 gene encoding uncharacterized protein LOC126630966 encodes the protein MECKFSANGGQNELGMRIGDQEIPKSDRFRYLGSILQKNGELDGDLNHRIQARWMKWKSASGVLCDRRMPLKLKGKFYRTAIRPAMLYGTECWAVKHQHIHKMGVAEMRMLRWMCGHTRKDKIRNEDIRGKVGVAEIEGKMRENRLRWFGHVQRRPTDDPIRRCDYGTEVQGRRGRERPRKTLEETLRKDLSTWI